One Coccinella septempunctata chromosome X, icCocSept1.1, whole genome shotgun sequence genomic window carries:
- the LOC123321318 gene encoding putative transcription factor capicua isoform X1: protein MSNMDMCVRKLPKKRKFDPSELEENNVQNLGTPCIPVSVVQSVITTPQAIAVDYSCPPRLNEESSFNNKHNIIDLTEWCDHRVLAKQGDWYYPGVIRDANGTNITVALDGKDERILHYSNVLDKECYDIIGDASPSFNQITLGARVCVRHDQSMFVEGVVCKIEPQPPKFLVAKLGEQQCYITVKRSELRLLRPPWYDELENLDEPTGMLSPPQHQPEYYPRNVSPPQLHTPVSVSTPVSSSRNYEDFNESEDELRREDIIFPTEGNDKLSGSSKRSSVHSRGSSSSSITPRSQPTTPRSQAATPHKYKKGDIVSNPNGIRKKFNGKQWRRLCSKDGTCNKESQRRGYCSRHLSLKGSSLRSNSSYPRSNSKGDGEDTSRDSETSPNCSERRITGRFDQDETDVANMLVSLGSSRSATPVFSPNGQGTSPHHMQSPITVGSRQNVFMPISSHSHTLQKRTSPVPPGYNTPYHQPVIRPELVRPVQGTTSVIRLSPNPRQWNPVSSEQHNVILQHALNNTNSQSIEIESHQQQVPNAVYRVTPQAIDRNILIIKNEDSEAKEITSFQRQVIQSDHLQATSTIRVATNAISTISSGHTNAAGLLQTNTLGTNLLPTQLVPVLPAATQSVVKRVSTATVQHTPSPPIIMKQEQVPTFLVSPNLNNHKEHIVQHVSTPSQHLSLQVQQQVRIPIQQQISPSTPCINQNRLLMAQPKVSTPGNNNNQIPQSAFVIPWHTLVPILTTTTGPISPPSSELSPPLSAPPVPLTRTGVDINDEEHEIDSLPVTIEEDDDVFEPETTDSIDSSAGNKRRSQSLSALPNNNKDGSLTKAKDRIRRPMNAFMIFSKRHRAMVHQRHPNQDNRTVSKILGEWWYALPPDRKKKYHELASEVKEAHFKAHPEWKWCNKDRRKSSTGSVRGKLNSSSDMGDIGEPLHTPPPTMEAQRQPLQEQENAGDASDDDQMVICEDTATEIDLKCKEKVTDSDAESHSDNENAENKIYSQQLYSPISSGCVDITCRPKPIKARLSSSDCPKYSPVSTPNTLSLHYQSPVNPSGVSGFQPTGGAFQKMPISPKGVKLEKMEGATEIDAWSGGSYKTDISNSIAVSKALDSSNNLWNNIPSSQSGTNMSKMNNNPTLILKQQGKPNSIIHVSDSQSQPVVAIFNSTIGARQTGLCLTNDPERSQPVVMVSSSASDHPVQYVMMQNSYAISMGDSGVRGLLPTLQLLPKATPTQSVIVNQSQNKIISSSQSDYSSNQNHQICTTTTLANSTGVMVRMDQKDSHSADNEFKSSQCEVPQSPRLNNSEPSAVSEGNKEFKLAPTPAQLGKAPLQRRQSLAVFSNVNQTQNSKENNNNPGNEQQIQQQEQQLTPQQQQNMEGPLTSPSQKKSFFKRNIEDGMDRVLEQVNFQKKFSSLPQFKPEECQSPSSITVQSPSIFNYKKTRNLLNTNRLSVEEESEPETPQSVPKSASSAKPIVIGNQFFGPDFNIENVRELTDMSEGNSPRTPRTPGTSRESDRGHRKILEQRRQLVLQLFKEHNTLFPSTQATSTFQAQHLDIFPNKMSLQLKIREVRQKMMAHNNLTPHSANSQSSPLTPAEPVRVTSSS, encoded by the exons ATGTCAAACATGGATATGTGTGTACGAAAGCTTCCTAAAAAGAGAAAATTTGATCCATCTGAATTGGAAGAAAACAATGTTCAGAATTTGGGAACCCCATGTATTCCTGTATCTGTTGTTCAAAGTGTTATTACTACACCACAAGCAATTGCAGTGGACTATTCTTGTCCACCTCGATTAAATGAAGAAAGTTCATTCAATAACAAACACAACATCATTGATTTAACTGAGTGGTGTGACCATCGAGTTCTTGCTAAACAAGGGGATTGGTATTATCCTGGGGTCATCCGTGATGCAAATGGAACAAAT ATAACAGTGGCTCTCGATGGAAAAGATGAACGAATACTGCACTACAGTAACGTACTCGACAAAGAATGTTACGATATAATAGGAGATGCTAGTCCCTCTTTCAATCAGATCACTCTTGGCGCGAGGGTGTGCGTCAGGCACGACCAGTCTATGTTTGTAGAAGGGGTGGTTTGTAAAATAGAACCCCAACCTCCCAAATTTCTAGTCGCGAAATTGGGCGAACAACAGTGCTATATTACAGTGAAGAGATCAGAATTGAGACTGCTCCGTCCACCTTGGTACGATGAACTGGAGAATCTGGATGAACCAACAGGTATGCTCTCGCCGCCTCAACACCAGCCTGAATATTACCCTCGAAACGTTTCACCGCCCCAATTGCACACGCCAGTGTCGGTGAGCACGCCAGTGTCTAGTTCGAGAAATTATGAGGACTTCAACGAGAGCGAAGACGAGCTCAGGCGAGAAGATATTATATTTCCAACGGAAGGCAATGATAAGTTATCCGGAAGTAGTAAAAGAAGCAGTGTACATAGTCGAGGTAGCTCCTCAAGTAGCATAACGCCAAGATCCCAACCGACAACACCTAGAAGCCAAGCTGCCACACCGCATAAGTACAAAAAAGGTGACATTGTTTCAAATCCGAACGGTataaggaaaaaatttaatggaaAGCAATGGAGACGGTTATGTTCGAAAGATGGTACATGTAATAAAGAATCACAACGAAGAGGTTATTGCTCTAGACACCTCAGTCTTAAAGGTAGTAGTCTTCGAAGTAATTCATCATATCCCAGATCTAATAGCAAAGGAGATGGTGAAGATACTTCCAGAGATTCTGAAACATCACCTAACTGTAGTGAAAGACGTATCACTGGTCGTTTTGATCAAGATGAAACAGACGTAGCTAATATGTTAG TTTCGTTGGGCAGTTCAAGGTCAGCCACTCCAGTTTTCTCACCCAACGGCCAAGGTACTTCACCACATCATATGCAGTCGCCCATAACAGTAGGTTCTAGACAAAATGTTTTCATGCCAATTAGTAGTCATTCCCACACTCTTCAGAAGAGGACATCACCTGTTCCTCCCGGTTATAACACCCCCTATCATCAACCTGTGATCCG ACCCGAGTTAGTAAGACCTGTCCAAGGGACAACCAGCGTTATAAGGCTATCTCCCAATCCGAGACAATGGAATCCGGTGTCTTCAGAACAACACAATGTAATCCTTCAGCACGCTTTGAACAACACCAACTCGCAATCCATTGAGATTGAATCACATCAGCAGCAAG TGCCAAACGCTGTTTACCGTGTCACGCCTCAGGCCATCGACAGGAACATATTGATAATTAAAAATGAAGACAGCGAGGCAAAGGAAATTACATCTTTTCAAAGACAG GTAATCCAGAGCGATCATCTCCAAGCGACTTCTACGATAAGAGTAGCAACTAATGCCATCAGTACCATAAGCAGTGGCCACACAAATGCTGCGGGTCTACTCCAGACCAACACTCTTGGAACAAATCTACTTCCAACTCAGCTGGTTCCTGTGTTACCGGCTGCAACCCAATCGGTTGTGAAGAGGGTGTCCACTGCCACCGTTCAACATACACCTTCGCCTCCTATAATAATGAAGCAGGAACAAG TGCCCACGTTTTTAGTTTCACCAAACCTCAATAACCATAAGGAGCATATAGTTCAACACGTGTCCACGCCGTCTCAGCACTTGTCGCTGCAAGTTCAACAGCAAGTCAGGATACCTATACAACAGCAAATTTCGCCATCGACCCCTTGCATCAATCAGAACAGACTGCTGATGGCCCAGCCGAAAGTTTCTACCCCTGGGAACAACAACAATCAGATCCCTCAATCCGCTTTCGTCATACCGTGGCATACTTTGGTACCGATTCTGACGACCACGACCGGGCCTATATCTCCGCCTTCTTCTGAGTTATCGCCGCCCCTGTCGGCGCCCCCCGTTCCCCTAACCAGGACCGGGGTGGATATAAACGACGAGGAACACGAAATCGATTCCCTGCCTGTCACTATCGAGGAGGACGATGATGTTTTTGAACCTGAAACTACGGATTCCATCGATTCTTCAGCTGGTAATAAGAGGCGGAGTCAAAGTCTGAGCGCTCTGCCCAACAACAACAAGGATGGGAGTTTGACAAAG GCCAAAGATAGGATAAGGAGACCCATGAAcgcattcatgattttttccaagAGACACAGGGCGATGGTGCATCAAAGGCATCCCAACCAAGACAACAGAACCGTATCCAAGATATTGGGCGAATGGTGGTATGCGTTACCCCCAGATCGAAAGAAAAAATATCATGAATTGGCCTCGGAAGTGAAGGAGGCTCACTTCAAGGCCCATCCAGAGTGGAAATG GTGCAATAAAGATAGGAGGAAGTCGTCAACTGGTTCGGTTAGGGGTAAATTGAATTCTTCTAGTGATATGGGTGATATTGGAGAACCTCTGCATACGCCTCCACCTACGATGGAAGCACAACGTCAGCCTCTCCAGGAACAGGAGAACGCTGGGGATGCTTCGGATGATGACCAAATGGTGATATGCGAGGACACTGCTACCGAGATTGATctcaaatgtaaagaaaaagtAACCGATTCTGATGCGGAATCTCATAGTGATAACGAGAAcgctgaaaataaaatttattctcagCAACTGTACAGTCCAATTAGTAGTGGTTGTGTAGATATAACGTGCAGACCTAAACCAATAAAGGCTAGATTGTCTTcttcggactgtccgaaatacAGTCCGGTATCGACGCCCAACACCCTCAGTTTGCATTATCAGTCACCAGTTAATCCGAGTGGTGTCTCTGGATTTCAACCCACAGGGGGCGCCTTCCAGAAGATGCCGATATCTCCCAAAGGTGTTAAGTTGGAGAAGATGGAAGGTGCAACGGAAATTGATGCGTGGTCTGGTGGAAGTTACAAAACTGATATTTCCAATAGTATAGCAGTGTCTAAAGCTTTAGATTCTTCTAATAACTTGTGGAATAACATACCATCCAGTCAGTCCGGGACAAACATGAGCAAAATGAACAATAACCCAACACTCATACTCAAGCAACAAGGAAAACCTAATTCTATAATCCACGTAAGCGATAGTCAGAGCCAGCCTGTTGTGGCCATATTCAATTCTACGATCGGTGCAAGACAAACTGGTTTATGCTTGACAAACGATCCTGAACGGTCTCAACCTGTCGTTATGGTTTCTTCTTCAGCCTCCGATCATCCAGTGCAATATGTTATGATGCAAAACTCTTATGCTATATCGATGGGCGATTCTGGAGTTCGAGGACTGCTGCCGACTTTGCAGCTGTTGCCAAAAGCCACACCGACCCAGTCTGTCATAGTTAATCAGTCGCAAAACAAGATCATTAGTTCTTCTCAATCGGATTATTCTTCCAATCAGAATCATCAGATATGTACCACCACCACCTTAGCCAATAGTACAG GTGTAATGGTTAGGATGGACCAGAAGGATTCTCATTCGGCTGATAATGAGTTCAAGTCTTCGCAGTGTGAGGTACCGCAATCTCCTCGTTTAAATAATTCTGAACCTTCAGCGGTGTCTGAAGGGAACAAGGAATTCAAACTTGCTCCAACTCCCGCGCAGCTAGGTAAAGCACCGTTGCAGAGACGTCAATCTTTAG CTGTCTTCAGTAACGTTAATCAGACGCAAAATTCTAAAGAGAACAATAATAACCCCGGAAACGAGCAGCAAATTCAACAACAAGAACAACAGTTAACGCCACAGCAACAACAAAACATGGAAGGGCCACTCACTTCTCCGTCCCAGAAGAAGAGCTTCTTCAAGAGGAACATCGAAGACGGAATGGATAG AGTGTTGGAACAGGTGAATTTCCAGAAGAAGTTCTCTTCGTTGCCTCAGTTCAAACCGGAGGAATGTCAGTCACCAAGTTCGATAACGGTGCAGAGCCCTAGCATATTCAACTACAAAAAGACGAGGAATCTGCTGAATACGAATCGTTTGTCTGTCGAGGAAGAATCCGAACCCGAAACGCCCCAATCTGTACCGAAATCTGCATCTTCTGCCAAGCCTATTGTGATTGGTAATCAATTTTTCGGGCCAGATTTCAACATCGAGAACGTTAGAG AATTGACTGACATGAGCGAGGGTAATTCTCCTAGAACACCCAGGACCCCTGGGACTTCTAGGGAATCGGACAGAGGACACCGTAAGATATTGGAACAGAGGCGTCAGTTAGTTTTGCAGCTATTCAAAGAGCACAACACTTTATTTCCTTCCACGCAAGCAACATCCACCTTTCAAGCACAGCACTTGGATATATTCCCTAACAAAATGAGTTTGCAACTGAAGATAAGGGAGGTACGTCAGAAGATGATGGCTCATAATAATCTTACACCACACAGTGCAAATAGTCAGAGTAGTCCATTAACTCCAGCCGAGCCCGTAAGAGTTACATCCAGCAGTTAG
- the LOC123321318 gene encoding putative transcription factor capicua isoform X2, whose protein sequence is MSNMDMCVRKLPKKRKFDPSELEENNVQNLGTPCIPVSVVQSVITTPQAIAVDYSCPPRLNEESSFNNKHNIIDLTEWCDHRVLAKQGDWYYPGVIRDANGTNITVALDGKDERILHYSNVLDKECYDIIGDASPSFNQITLGARVCVRHDQSMFVEGVVCKIEPQPPKFLVAKLGEQQCYITVKRSELRLLRPPWYDELENLDEPTGMLSPPQHQPEYYPRNVSPPQLHTPVSVSTPVSSSRNYEDFNESEDELRREDIIFPTEGNDKLSGSSKRSSVHSRGSSSSSITPRSQPTTPRSQAATPHKYKKGDIVSNPNGIRKKFNGKQWRRLCSKDGTCNKESQRRGYCSRHLSLKGSSLRSNSSYPRSNSKGDGEDTSRDSETSPNCSERRITGRFDQDETDVANMLVSLGSSRSATPVFSPNGQGTSPHHMQSPITVGSRQNVFMPISSHSHTLQKRTSPVPPGYNTPYHQPVIRPELVRPVQGTTSVIRLSPNPRQWNPVSSEQHNVILQHALNNTNSQSIEIESHQQQVPNAVYRVTPQAIDRNILIIKNEDSEAKEITSFQRQVIQSDHLQATSTIRVATNAISTISSGHTNAAGLLQTNTLGTNLLPTQLVPVLPAATQSVVKRVSTATVQHTPSPPIIMKQEQVSPNLNNHKEHIVQHVSTPSQHLSLQVQQQVRIPIQQQISPSTPCINQNRLLMAQPKVSTPGNNNNQIPQSAFVIPWHTLVPILTTTTGPISPPSSELSPPLSAPPVPLTRTGVDINDEEHEIDSLPVTIEEDDDVFEPETTDSIDSSAGNKRRSQSLSALPNNNKDGSLTKAKDRIRRPMNAFMIFSKRHRAMVHQRHPNQDNRTVSKILGEWWYALPPDRKKKYHELASEVKEAHFKAHPEWKWCNKDRRKSSTGSVRGKLNSSSDMGDIGEPLHTPPPTMEAQRQPLQEQENAGDASDDDQMVICEDTATEIDLKCKEKVTDSDAESHSDNENAENKIYSQQLYSPISSGCVDITCRPKPIKARLSSSDCPKYSPVSTPNTLSLHYQSPVNPSGVSGFQPTGGAFQKMPISPKGVKLEKMEGATEIDAWSGGSYKTDISNSIAVSKALDSSNNLWNNIPSSQSGTNMSKMNNNPTLILKQQGKPNSIIHVSDSQSQPVVAIFNSTIGARQTGLCLTNDPERSQPVVMVSSSASDHPVQYVMMQNSYAISMGDSGVRGLLPTLQLLPKATPTQSVIVNQSQNKIISSSQSDYSSNQNHQICTTTTLANSTGVMVRMDQKDSHSADNEFKSSQCEVPQSPRLNNSEPSAVSEGNKEFKLAPTPAQLGKAPLQRRQSLAVFSNVNQTQNSKENNNNPGNEQQIQQQEQQLTPQQQQNMEGPLTSPSQKKSFFKRNIEDGMDRVLEQVNFQKKFSSLPQFKPEECQSPSSITVQSPSIFNYKKTRNLLNTNRLSVEEESEPETPQSVPKSASSAKPIVIGNQFFGPDFNIENVRELTDMSEGNSPRTPRTPGTSRESDRGHRKILEQRRQLVLQLFKEHNTLFPSTQATSTFQAQHLDIFPNKMSLQLKIREVRQKMMAHNNLTPHSANSQSSPLTPAEPVRVTSSS, encoded by the exons ATGTCAAACATGGATATGTGTGTACGAAAGCTTCCTAAAAAGAGAAAATTTGATCCATCTGAATTGGAAGAAAACAATGTTCAGAATTTGGGAACCCCATGTATTCCTGTATCTGTTGTTCAAAGTGTTATTACTACACCACAAGCAATTGCAGTGGACTATTCTTGTCCACCTCGATTAAATGAAGAAAGTTCATTCAATAACAAACACAACATCATTGATTTAACTGAGTGGTGTGACCATCGAGTTCTTGCTAAACAAGGGGATTGGTATTATCCTGGGGTCATCCGTGATGCAAATGGAACAAAT ATAACAGTGGCTCTCGATGGAAAAGATGAACGAATACTGCACTACAGTAACGTACTCGACAAAGAATGTTACGATATAATAGGAGATGCTAGTCCCTCTTTCAATCAGATCACTCTTGGCGCGAGGGTGTGCGTCAGGCACGACCAGTCTATGTTTGTAGAAGGGGTGGTTTGTAAAATAGAACCCCAACCTCCCAAATTTCTAGTCGCGAAATTGGGCGAACAACAGTGCTATATTACAGTGAAGAGATCAGAATTGAGACTGCTCCGTCCACCTTGGTACGATGAACTGGAGAATCTGGATGAACCAACAGGTATGCTCTCGCCGCCTCAACACCAGCCTGAATATTACCCTCGAAACGTTTCACCGCCCCAATTGCACACGCCAGTGTCGGTGAGCACGCCAGTGTCTAGTTCGAGAAATTATGAGGACTTCAACGAGAGCGAAGACGAGCTCAGGCGAGAAGATATTATATTTCCAACGGAAGGCAATGATAAGTTATCCGGAAGTAGTAAAAGAAGCAGTGTACATAGTCGAGGTAGCTCCTCAAGTAGCATAACGCCAAGATCCCAACCGACAACACCTAGAAGCCAAGCTGCCACACCGCATAAGTACAAAAAAGGTGACATTGTTTCAAATCCGAACGGTataaggaaaaaatttaatggaaAGCAATGGAGACGGTTATGTTCGAAAGATGGTACATGTAATAAAGAATCACAACGAAGAGGTTATTGCTCTAGACACCTCAGTCTTAAAGGTAGTAGTCTTCGAAGTAATTCATCATATCCCAGATCTAATAGCAAAGGAGATGGTGAAGATACTTCCAGAGATTCTGAAACATCACCTAACTGTAGTGAAAGACGTATCACTGGTCGTTTTGATCAAGATGAAACAGACGTAGCTAATATGTTAG TTTCGTTGGGCAGTTCAAGGTCAGCCACTCCAGTTTTCTCACCCAACGGCCAAGGTACTTCACCACATCATATGCAGTCGCCCATAACAGTAGGTTCTAGACAAAATGTTTTCATGCCAATTAGTAGTCATTCCCACACTCTTCAGAAGAGGACATCACCTGTTCCTCCCGGTTATAACACCCCCTATCATCAACCTGTGATCCG ACCCGAGTTAGTAAGACCTGTCCAAGGGACAACCAGCGTTATAAGGCTATCTCCCAATCCGAGACAATGGAATCCGGTGTCTTCAGAACAACACAATGTAATCCTTCAGCACGCTTTGAACAACACCAACTCGCAATCCATTGAGATTGAATCACATCAGCAGCAAG TGCCAAACGCTGTTTACCGTGTCACGCCTCAGGCCATCGACAGGAACATATTGATAATTAAAAATGAAGACAGCGAGGCAAAGGAAATTACATCTTTTCAAAGACAG GTAATCCAGAGCGATCATCTCCAAGCGACTTCTACGATAAGAGTAGCAACTAATGCCATCAGTACCATAAGCAGTGGCCACACAAATGCTGCGGGTCTACTCCAGACCAACACTCTTGGAACAAATCTACTTCCAACTCAGCTGGTTCCTGTGTTACCGGCTGCAACCCAATCGGTTGTGAAGAGGGTGTCCACTGCCACCGTTCAACATACACCTTCGCCTCCTATAATAATGAAGCAGGAACAAG TTTCACCAAACCTCAATAACCATAAGGAGCATATAGTTCAACACGTGTCCACGCCGTCTCAGCACTTGTCGCTGCAAGTTCAACAGCAAGTCAGGATACCTATACAACAGCAAATTTCGCCATCGACCCCTTGCATCAATCAGAACAGACTGCTGATGGCCCAGCCGAAAGTTTCTACCCCTGGGAACAACAACAATCAGATCCCTCAATCCGCTTTCGTCATACCGTGGCATACTTTGGTACCGATTCTGACGACCACGACCGGGCCTATATCTCCGCCTTCTTCTGAGTTATCGCCGCCCCTGTCGGCGCCCCCCGTTCCCCTAACCAGGACCGGGGTGGATATAAACGACGAGGAACACGAAATCGATTCCCTGCCTGTCACTATCGAGGAGGACGATGATGTTTTTGAACCTGAAACTACGGATTCCATCGATTCTTCAGCTGGTAATAAGAGGCGGAGTCAAAGTCTGAGCGCTCTGCCCAACAACAACAAGGATGGGAGTTTGACAAAG GCCAAAGATAGGATAAGGAGACCCATGAAcgcattcatgattttttccaagAGACACAGGGCGATGGTGCATCAAAGGCATCCCAACCAAGACAACAGAACCGTATCCAAGATATTGGGCGAATGGTGGTATGCGTTACCCCCAGATCGAAAGAAAAAATATCATGAATTGGCCTCGGAAGTGAAGGAGGCTCACTTCAAGGCCCATCCAGAGTGGAAATG GTGCAATAAAGATAGGAGGAAGTCGTCAACTGGTTCGGTTAGGGGTAAATTGAATTCTTCTAGTGATATGGGTGATATTGGAGAACCTCTGCATACGCCTCCACCTACGATGGAAGCACAACGTCAGCCTCTCCAGGAACAGGAGAACGCTGGGGATGCTTCGGATGATGACCAAATGGTGATATGCGAGGACACTGCTACCGAGATTGATctcaaatgtaaagaaaaagtAACCGATTCTGATGCGGAATCTCATAGTGATAACGAGAAcgctgaaaataaaatttattctcagCAACTGTACAGTCCAATTAGTAGTGGTTGTGTAGATATAACGTGCAGACCTAAACCAATAAAGGCTAGATTGTCTTcttcggactgtccgaaatacAGTCCGGTATCGACGCCCAACACCCTCAGTTTGCATTATCAGTCACCAGTTAATCCGAGTGGTGTCTCTGGATTTCAACCCACAGGGGGCGCCTTCCAGAAGATGCCGATATCTCCCAAAGGTGTTAAGTTGGAGAAGATGGAAGGTGCAACGGAAATTGATGCGTGGTCTGGTGGAAGTTACAAAACTGATATTTCCAATAGTATAGCAGTGTCTAAAGCTTTAGATTCTTCTAATAACTTGTGGAATAACATACCATCCAGTCAGTCCGGGACAAACATGAGCAAAATGAACAATAACCCAACACTCATACTCAAGCAACAAGGAAAACCTAATTCTATAATCCACGTAAGCGATAGTCAGAGCCAGCCTGTTGTGGCCATATTCAATTCTACGATCGGTGCAAGACAAACTGGTTTATGCTTGACAAACGATCCTGAACGGTCTCAACCTGTCGTTATGGTTTCTTCTTCAGCCTCCGATCATCCAGTGCAATATGTTATGATGCAAAACTCTTATGCTATATCGATGGGCGATTCTGGAGTTCGAGGACTGCTGCCGACTTTGCAGCTGTTGCCAAAAGCCACACCGACCCAGTCTGTCATAGTTAATCAGTCGCAAAACAAGATCATTAGTTCTTCTCAATCGGATTATTCTTCCAATCAGAATCATCAGATATGTACCACCACCACCTTAGCCAATAGTACAG GTGTAATGGTTAGGATGGACCAGAAGGATTCTCATTCGGCTGATAATGAGTTCAAGTCTTCGCAGTGTGAGGTACCGCAATCTCCTCGTTTAAATAATTCTGAACCTTCAGCGGTGTCTGAAGGGAACAAGGAATTCAAACTTGCTCCAACTCCCGCGCAGCTAGGTAAAGCACCGTTGCAGAGACGTCAATCTTTAG CTGTCTTCAGTAACGTTAATCAGACGCAAAATTCTAAAGAGAACAATAATAACCCCGGAAACGAGCAGCAAATTCAACAACAAGAACAACAGTTAACGCCACAGCAACAACAAAACATGGAAGGGCCACTCACTTCTCCGTCCCAGAAGAAGAGCTTCTTCAAGAGGAACATCGAAGACGGAATGGATAG AGTGTTGGAACAGGTGAATTTCCAGAAGAAGTTCTCTTCGTTGCCTCAGTTCAAACCGGAGGAATGTCAGTCACCAAGTTCGATAACGGTGCAGAGCCCTAGCATATTCAACTACAAAAAGACGAGGAATCTGCTGAATACGAATCGTTTGTCTGTCGAGGAAGAATCCGAACCCGAAACGCCCCAATCTGTACCGAAATCTGCATCTTCTGCCAAGCCTATTGTGATTGGTAATCAATTTTTCGGGCCAGATTTCAACATCGAGAACGTTAGAG AATTGACTGACATGAGCGAGGGTAATTCTCCTAGAACACCCAGGACCCCTGGGACTTCTAGGGAATCGGACAGAGGACACCGTAAGATATTGGAACAGAGGCGTCAGTTAGTTTTGCAGCTATTCAAAGAGCACAACACTTTATTTCCTTCCACGCAAGCAACATCCACCTTTCAAGCACAGCACTTGGATATATTCCCTAACAAAATGAGTTTGCAACTGAAGATAAGGGAGGTACGTCAGAAGATGATGGCTCATAATAATCTTACACCACACAGTGCAAATAGTCAGAGTAGTCCATTAACTCCAGCCGAGCCCGTAAGAGTTACATCCAGCAGTTAG